A single window of Deinococcus betulae DNA harbors:
- a CDS encoding NUDIX domain-containing protein — translation MSLMELRRVWGTRPLIGAAVGVLLQDESGRVLLQRRGDDGLWSEPGGALEPGEDFLTGARRELLEETGLTCPTLRLLPLPGGLQSGPELYHRYPHGDELYIVGMRAHGTLPAEALKGAQPDDSGETLELRWFALDDLPALSNNANKQSMNLLRGWEGLPPLPLHPTPPPPPPGNFLLDLRKVIGHRPWFAPGANVLVTDEAGRLLLLRCGHTGRWTLPGGSLEPGESFAETAARELLEETGLTAARLDPLEMFAGPEYRFTYPNGDVVDYVSVLYRAHSVTGTLVPQSGEVLEVGWFGADELPDDADLSGALIQANLRDWKKLRGQPNS, via the coding sequence ATGAGTCTCATGGAACTGCGGCGGGTCTGGGGCACGCGCCCGCTGATTGGCGCGGCGGTAGGCGTGCTGCTTCAGGACGAAAGCGGGCGCGTGCTGCTGCAGCGCCGGGGCGACGACGGCCTCTGGAGCGAACCCGGCGGCGCCCTGGAACCAGGCGAGGATTTTCTGACCGGCGCGCGGCGCGAACTTCTGGAAGAAACGGGCCTGACCTGCCCCACTTTGCGCCTCTTGCCCCTGCCGGGCGGCCTGCAAAGTGGCCCTGAGCTGTACCACCGCTACCCCCACGGCGACGAGCTTTACATCGTGGGCATGCGGGCGCACGGCACCCTCCCGGCCGAGGCCCTGAAGGGCGCCCAGCCCGACGACAGCGGCGAAACCCTGGAGCTGCGCTGGTTCGCTCTGGACGACCTGCCAGCGCTGAGCAACAACGCCAACAAACAGTCTATGAACCTGTTGCGCGGCTGGGAGGGCCTACCACCTTTGCCACTGCACCCCACGCCGCCCCCACCGCCACCCGGCAACTTTCTGCTGGACCTGCGAAAAGTCATTGGCCACCGGCCCTGGTTTGCGCCTGGGGCCAATGTGCTGGTGACGGACGAAGCGGGGCGCCTTCTGCTGCTGCGCTGCGGGCACACCGGGCGCTGGACCCTGCCCGGCGGCAGCCTGGAACCCGGCGAGAGCTTCGCAGAAACGGCGGCGCGGGAACTGCTCGAAGAAACGGGCCTGACCGCCGCCCGCCTGGACCCACTGGAGATGTTCGCCGGCCCTGAGTACCGCTTCACCTACCCGAACGGCGACGTGGTGGACTACGTGTCGGTGCTGTACCGCGCTCACAGCGTGACCGGCACCTTAGTTCCGCAGTCCGGCGAGGTGCTGGAGGTGGGCTGGTTCGGTGCGGATGAGCTGCCGGACGACGCCGACCTGAGCGGCGCGCTGATTCAGGCCAATTTGCGGGACTGGAAAAAGCTGAGGGGCCAGCCAAACAGCTGA
- a CDS encoding phenylalanine--tRNA ligase subunit beta — protein MNIPYSWLKELVPALPPLTELEPVFAQLGLPLEGIEDVPAPPEGVLLVTVTAAEPIEGTQLTRLTLDAGPHGERVIASGAPNAVGLPAGTVVALVSPGTTLGGMTYGVRALQGVESWGMAASAKELGVGESSAGLMLFPVGTAKPGTPMRDLWAADQVLDVEVTPNRADVLSALGLARDLAAFLKLDLNEPPAGPAAKGEGEIRVLLPDKGRVIERDPTRKLRFGCDHFVARTVSGLCNGPAPLWMQRRVTLSGMRAIDLIVDTSNYVMLELGQPTALYDRRDVAGDQILVAFGRRQGETVRDLMGHEQTVGPEDLLILDGQERPISTVAEAFENAGQPQPGQGVLGIAGIMGGDHGHVRADTTDVVVEVAHFDPVLLRRTSTRLGLKTDAVYRYERGVDPLLPPRAAARLVGLLGEAGGTVHPGATVVGQPEVPNRIEATGTQIRALLGMDVVTAEMRDILTRLGCAVEGEGDQLSVVPPSWRIDMAIWQDLAEEVARLHGYAHLPEQLPTLRVHESNVGAEREGVARAGLRRTLAGLGFQEVVTYTFTSDEEAEKARAEQPGVRLRNPLTADRTGMRTALYPSLLKAAAMQTGGERTLLFEIGRIFPASGETERLGLLMRGPLAAKTHEAGVAGDFRAFRGLVESLAGTLGAGLEVRQLRGAAVPPALHPGIAGEVVWNGQSVGWLGALHPEIAQAFGLKGETFVLEAALPLPGREWAFRDPSRAPAAWRDLAVIAPQAVSYGEVAAALRQEGGPLLQQVEPFDVFVGEQIGAGNRSVAVRLTYQGERTLTEEEIDGVFQRQIAAVKAQGWSIRER, from the coding sequence ATGAACATCCCCTACTCCTGGCTCAAAGAACTTGTTCCCGCCCTGCCGCCCCTGACTGAACTGGAACCTGTGTTTGCCCAACTGGGCCTACCCCTAGAAGGCATCGAAGACGTGCCCGCGCCGCCCGAAGGCGTACTGCTGGTGACCGTCACAGCCGCTGAGCCGATAGAAGGCACCCAGCTGACCAGGCTCACCCTGGACGCTGGCCCCCACGGCGAGCGCGTGATTGCCAGCGGCGCCCCTAACGCCGTGGGTTTGCCTGCGGGCACGGTGGTCGCTCTGGTCAGCCCTGGCACCACACTGGGCGGCATGACCTACGGCGTGCGCGCCCTGCAAGGCGTGGAGTCCTGGGGCATGGCCGCCAGCGCCAAGGAGCTGGGCGTGGGTGAAAGCAGCGCGGGCTTGATGCTGTTCCCGGTGGGCACGGCCAAGCCTGGCACGCCCATGCGCGACCTGTGGGCCGCCGATCAGGTGCTGGATGTGGAGGTCACCCCCAACCGCGCCGATGTGCTGAGCGCCCTGGGCCTAGCCCGCGACCTGGCCGCGTTCCTGAAGCTGGACCTGAACGAGCCACCTGCTGGCCCCGCTGCCAAGGGCGAAGGCGAGATTCGCGTGTTGCTGCCCGACAAAGGCCGCGTCATTGAGCGTGACCCGACCCGGAAACTGCGCTTCGGCTGCGACCATTTCGTGGCCCGGACGGTGAGCGGTCTGTGCAACGGCCCCGCGCCCCTGTGGATGCAGCGCCGCGTGACCCTCTCGGGGATGCGTGCCATTGACCTGATTGTGGATACCAGCAACTACGTGATGCTGGAATTGGGCCAGCCCACCGCGCTGTACGACCGCCGCGACGTGGCAGGCGACCAGATTCTCGTGGCGTTTGGCCGCCGCCAGGGCGAGACCGTGCGCGACCTGATGGGCCACGAGCAAACTGTAGGACCCGAGGACCTGCTCATTCTGGACGGCCAGGAACGCCCCATTTCCACGGTGGCTGAAGCCTTTGAGAACGCCGGCCAGCCGCAGCCCGGTCAGGGCGTGCTGGGTATCGCGGGCATCATGGGGGGCGACCACGGCCATGTGCGTGCCGATACCACCGACGTCGTCGTCGAGGTGGCGCACTTTGACCCGGTGCTGCTGCGCCGCACGAGCACCCGCCTGGGCCTGAAAACCGACGCCGTCTACCGCTATGAACGCGGGGTAGACCCCCTGCTACCGCCCCGCGCCGCTGCCCGCTTGGTGGGCCTGCTGGGCGAGGCCGGCGGCACCGTCCACCCCGGCGCCACGGTGGTGGGCCAGCCAGAGGTGCCGAACCGGATTGAGGCCACGGGCACCCAGATTCGCGCCCTGCTGGGCATGGATGTGGTCACTGCTGAAATGCGGGACATCCTGACTCGCCTGGGCTGCGCGGTCGAGGGGGAGGGCGACCAGCTCAGTGTGGTGCCGCCGTCGTGGCGCATTGACATGGCCATCTGGCAGGACCTAGCCGAGGAGGTGGCCCGGCTGCACGGCTACGCCCACTTGCCCGAACAGCTGCCCACCCTGCGCGTCCACGAAAGCAATGTGGGGGCAGAGCGGGAAGGGGTGGCCCGCGCAGGGCTGCGCCGCACGCTGGCCGGACTGGGGTTTCAGGAGGTCGTGACCTACACCTTCACCAGCGACGAGGAAGCTGAGAAGGCCCGCGCCGAGCAGCCCGGTGTGCGCCTGCGCAACCCCCTGACCGCCGACCGCACCGGCATGCGCACCGCGCTGTATCCCAGCCTGCTGAAGGCGGCGGCCATGCAGACCGGCGGCGAGCGCACGCTACTGTTCGAAATCGGCCGCATTTTCCCGGCCAGCGGCGAAACCGAGCGCCTGGGGCTGCTGATGCGCGGCCCTCTGGCCGCCAAAACCCATGAAGCCGGGGTAGCCGGCGATTTCCGCGCCTTCCGCGGCCTGGTCGAAAGCCTGGCGGGCACGCTGGGCGCAGGGCTGGAGGTGCGGCAACTGCGCGGCGCAGCAGTGCCGCCGGCCCTCCATCCCGGCATTGCCGGCGAGGTCGTGTGGAACGGGCAGTCCGTGGGCTGGCTGGGTGCCCTGCATCCAGAAATCGCGCAGGCGTTCGGCCTGAAAGGCGAGACCTTCGTGCTGGAAGCCGCCCTGCCGCTGCCGGGGCGCGAGTGGGCCTTCCGCGACCCCAGCCGCGCCCCGGCGGCGTGGCGTGACCTGGCGGTCATTGCGCCGCAGGCCGTCAGCTACGGCGAGGTGGCGGCGGCGCTGCGGCAGGAGGGCGGTCCCCTGCTGCAACAGGTTGAGCCCTTTGACGTGTTTGTGGGCGAGCAGATTGGCGCAGGCAACCGCTCGGTGGCGGTGCGCCTGACTTATCAGGGCGAGCGGACCCTGACCGAAGAGGAGATTGACGGCGTGTTCCAGCGCCAGATTGCGGCCGTGAAGGCCCAGGGCTGGAGCATCCGCGAGCGGTAA
- a CDS encoding endonuclease domain-containing protein codes for MARTLRRRMTPEELLLWQKLRRKALGVSFRRQEPMGRYVADFVCYERQLVIELDGSQHLNSPEDQARDADMLAHGFLTLRFWNNEVRTNLPSVLERIQTALNDRTPS; via the coding sequence ATAGCTCGTACTCTCCGGCGGCGCATGACCCCAGAGGAACTGCTGCTCTGGCAAAAATTGCGCCGCAAAGCATTAGGTGTCAGTTTCCGCCGGCAGGAACCAATGGGCCGGTACGTCGCCGATTTCGTCTGCTATGAACGCCAGTTGGTGATTGAACTGGACGGCAGCCAGCACCTGAACAGCCCTGAAGATCAGGCCAGAGATGCCGACATGCTGGCCCATGGTTTCCTGACCCTGCGCTTCTGGAACAACGAAGTCCGCACCAATCTGCCCAGCGTACTGGAACGAATTCAGACGGCTCTGAACGACCGCACACCAAGCTAA
- a CDS encoding NUDIX hydrolase produces the protein MRPRSVGILLNDQGQVLLMLRRKEGRVYATLPGGGIEGDETPAEACVREMLEEVNLTVQVEREVLVLENLGNREHYFLVTWQGGEMRLGDGPEGVRHSEANSYEPAWVSRQELNAVNLVPQQVRGLVRGLAG, from the coding sequence GTGAGACCCCGTTCCGTGGGCATCCTCCTCAACGACCAGGGGCAAGTGCTGCTGATGCTCCGCCGCAAAGAAGGCCGTGTGTATGCCACCCTGCCCGGCGGCGGCATTGAAGGCGACGAGACCCCCGCCGAAGCCTGCGTTCGCGAGATGCTGGAAGAGGTGAACCTGACGGTTCAGGTGGAGCGCGAAGTGCTGGTTCTAGAGAATCTGGGCAACCGCGAACACTACTTTCTGGTGACCTGGCAGGGCGGCGAGATGCGTCTGGGCGACGGCCCCGAGGGTGTGCGCCACAGCGAAGCCAACTCGTATGAACCTGCCTGGGTCAGCAGGCAGGAACTGAACGCCGTAAATCTGGTACCCCAGCAGGTGCGGGGGCTGGTTCGGGGGCTGGCGGGGTGA
- a CDS encoding aspartate/glutamate racemase family protein, with the protein MSAERLLGVLGGMSWTSTAEYYRQINAAYAGRRGGLHSAPLLIHSFDFARVVALQQAAAWDEAAELLGNAAQGLQAAGAGALLIATNTMHLVAPQLEARLEIPLLHIVDSTGAALKAAGIERVGLLATAFTMEQPFYKDRLREKFGIETLVPEAPQRAEVHRVIFDELCRNDIRADSRERYRAVMADLAAQGAQGIILGCTEIPLLVGPEDSPVPTFDITALHAQAAVEWLLGGAS; encoded by the coding sequence GTGAGTGCCGAGCGCCTCTTGGGTGTCCTGGGCGGCATGAGCTGGACCAGCACCGCCGAGTATTACCGCCAGATCAACGCCGCGTATGCTGGGCGCCGGGGCGGCCTGCATTCGGCGCCCCTGCTGATTCACTCCTTTGACTTCGCGCGGGTGGTGGCCCTGCAACAAGCTGCCGCCTGGGACGAGGCCGCCGAGCTCCTGGGCAACGCCGCCCAGGGCTTGCAGGCGGCCGGTGCGGGCGCTCTGCTCATTGCCACGAACACCATGCATCTGGTGGCGCCGCAACTGGAGGCCCGACTGGAGATACCGCTGCTGCATATCGTGGACAGTACGGGCGCGGCTCTGAAAGCGGCGGGCATTGAGCGGGTGGGGCTGCTGGCGACGGCCTTCACGATGGAACAGCCTTTCTACAAGGATCGCTTGCGCGAGAAGTTCGGGATTGAAACGCTGGTGCCCGAGGCCCCCCAGCGCGCCGAGGTTCACCGCGTCATCTTCGACGAACTGTGCCGCAACGACATCCGTGCCGATTCCCGCGAGCGCTACCGCGCGGTGATGGCCGACCTGGCCGCTCAGGGGGCGCAGGGCATCATCCTGGGCTGCACCGAGATTCCGTTACTGGTCGGTCCTGAGGACTCACCTGTGCCCACCTTTGACATCACCGCCCTCCATGCTCAGGCGGCGGTGGAGTGGCTTTTGGGAGGTGCGTCGTGA
- the pheS gene encoding phenylalanine--tRNA ligase subunit alpha produces the protein MQHEAVSEIAAAASLDVLQAVKTKYVGKSGLVTKELGTLGKLPPEERKARGAEINAVRQAIQAALDEREATLKREALDAKLASEAIDVTLPGLPLPAGGLHPINRVYDDLVNIYERLGYTVVEGPEVEDEHHNFEALNVPWYHPARDLQDTFWLEDGRLLRTHTSPMQIRYMVDHEPDLKIVVRGKVYRYEATDATHESMFHQLEGLVVGDNISMADLKGTIAEMARGLYGAGAKVRFQPSYYPFVEPGADFAVYWDNPRGESKWLELGGCGMVHPNVFKAVDDLREAAGKPRVYEGKTGFAFGLGPERIAMLKYKIPDIRYFYANDPRVIGQFRGELG, from the coding sequence ATGCAGCACGAAGCCGTGAGTGAGATTGCCGCCGCCGCCAGCCTGGACGTTTTGCAGGCGGTCAAGACGAAGTACGTGGGCAAAAGTGGTCTGGTCACGAAGGAACTGGGCACCCTGGGCAAATTGCCCCCCGAGGAGCGCAAGGCCCGTGGGGCCGAAATCAACGCGGTGCGCCAGGCGATTCAGGCCGCGCTGGATGAGCGCGAGGCGACCCTGAAGCGCGAGGCGCTGGACGCCAAACTGGCCAGCGAGGCCATTGACGTGACCCTGCCGGGCCTGCCGCTGCCAGCAGGTGGCCTGCATCCGATTAACCGCGTGTACGACGACCTCGTGAACATCTACGAGCGGCTGGGGTACACGGTGGTCGAAGGCCCGGAGGTCGAAGACGAGCACCACAACTTCGAGGCGCTGAATGTGCCCTGGTATCACCCCGCGCGCGACCTGCAAGACACCTTCTGGCTGGAAGACGGCCGCCTGCTGCGCACCCACACCAGCCCCATGCAGATTCGCTACATGGTGGACCACGAGCCGGACCTGAAAATCGTGGTGCGCGGGAAGGTCTACCGTTACGAGGCCACCGACGCCACCCACGAGAGCATGTTTCACCAGCTTGAAGGGTTGGTGGTTGGGGACAACATCAGCATGGCCGACCTGAAAGGCACGATTGCCGAGATGGCGCGCGGCCTCTACGGCGCGGGCGCCAAAGTGCGCTTTCAGCCCAGCTATTACCCCTTCGTGGAGCCGGGCGCCGACTTTGCCGTGTACTGGGACAACCCGCGCGGCGAGAGCAAATGGCTGGAGCTGGGCGGCTGCGGCATGGTTCACCCGAATGTGTTTAAGGCGGTGGATGATCTGCGCGAGGCGGCCGGCAAGCCGCGCGTGTACGAGGGCAAGACCGGCTTCGCCTTTGGCCTGGGCCCCGAGCGCATTGCCATGCTGAAGTACAAGATTCCCGATATTCGGTATTTCTACGCGAACGATCCGAGGGTGATTGGACAGTTCCGGGGGGAACTGGGGTGA
- a CDS encoding GldG family protein — MQSNLPLRRGLVLLASLAMVLSACGRAPTGPALAPLAAAGEPVLNEVYFDAPGTDTGTFIELKGPAGKSLSGYSLAAFDTAGTQYRTITLSGSIPASGYSVVAQDSTVPGRTMIDAGADLNNGSGSLRLLRGGAVVDALAYGSPSAGRGEGSPAPTTGAGKALARVPDGQDTGANSADFKVQAATPGTANGGGTGGGTGKKVLFDLTKAEDAGNADWRIDGAYSDYAGALRGLGYTVASVTGSAITSTNLAGASVLVIPEPQNPFSDSERAAIQAFVQGGGGLFLITDHRTSDRNNNGWDSPEVFNGWDGSTPASVASTFQKSLDADTLFGLGASFNSSFSDPVYTATPTTSHPILNGVSSAGVYVGTSVDVRAGTALMGAGGKTYLAVNSVGAGRVAMWGDSSTFGDNTYSDGSTGQYNNWPNLSNAALGKNVVRWLAGDL; from the coding sequence ATGCAATCCAATCTGCCTCTTCGGCGCGGCCTTGTGCTGCTGGCGTCCCTAGCTATGGTCCTGTCGGCGTGTGGCCGCGCCCCCACCGGGCCGGCCCTGGCCCCGCTGGCGGCGGCCGGCGAACCTGTCCTCAACGAGGTCTACTTCGACGCACCGGGTACCGATACGGGCACCTTCATCGAACTGAAAGGGCCTGCGGGCAAGAGCCTGAGCGGCTACAGCCTGGCGGCCTTCGACACGGCGGGCACGCAGTACCGGACCATCACCCTCTCGGGCAGCATTCCAGCCAGCGGGTACTCTGTGGTAGCGCAGGACAGCACGGTGCCGGGCCGCACGATGATAGATGCAGGCGCCGACCTCAACAATGGCAGCGGCAGCCTGCGCCTGCTCAGGGGCGGCGCCGTGGTGGACGCCCTGGCCTACGGCAGCCCCAGCGCGGGCCGGGGCGAGGGCAGCCCGGCCCCCACCACCGGGGCCGGCAAAGCGCTGGCCCGCGTGCCGGACGGCCAGGACACCGGGGCGAACAGCGCCGACTTCAAGGTGCAGGCGGCCACGCCCGGCACGGCAAACGGCGGGGGCACCGGGGGCGGCACCGGCAAGAAAGTCCTGTTTGACCTCACCAAGGCCGAGGACGCGGGCAACGCCGACTGGCGCATTGACGGGGCCTACAGCGACTATGCGGGCGCCCTGCGGGGCCTGGGCTACACGGTGGCGTCGGTGACGGGCAGCGCCATCACCTCGACTAACCTTGCTGGTGCCTCGGTACTGGTTATTCCTGAGCCGCAAAACCCGTTCAGCGACAGCGAACGCGCGGCCATTCAGGCGTTCGTGCAGGGCGGCGGTGGGCTGTTCCTGATTACTGACCACCGCACCAGCGACCGCAACAACAACGGCTGGGACAGCCCAGAAGTCTTTAACGGCTGGGACGGCAGCACGCCCGCCAGTGTGGCGAGCACCTTTCAGAAGAGCCTGGACGCCGACACCCTGTTTGGCCTGGGCGCGTCGTTCAACTCCAGTTTCAGCGATCCGGTGTATACAGCCACGCCGACCACCTCGCACCCCATCCTGAACGGGGTGAGCAGCGCGGGGGTGTACGTGGGGACCAGCGTAGACGTGCGGGCAGGCACCGCGCTGATGGGTGCAGGCGGCAAAACCTACCTGGCCGTGAACAGTGTCGGCGCGGGGCGGGTCGCCATGTGGGGCGACAGCAGCACCTTTGGCGACAACACGTACTCCGATGGCAGCACCGGCCAGTACAACAACTGGCCCAACCTGAGCAACGCGGCGCTCGGCAAGAACGTGGTGCGCTGGCTGGCCGGCGACCTTTAA
- a CDS encoding potassium/proton antiporter, whose translation MGEVHAEAYLLAAGVLLIISLVVSRLGGRLGIPGLLLFLGVGMLFGNDGLGIQFQDYGLAQAVGTVALCFILFQGGLDTNWAKTKPVVKRGLSLATVGVLVTAGVMAAFTHYAFGFSWLTAWLLGAIVSSTDASAVFSVLKERNLGLKGDIDPLLEFESGGNDPMAVFLTVGILELIAHPERGVLSIAPLFLEEMVLGAVFGLVLGRGALWLLNRVQLQFEGLYSVLTLALALTIFAGTAVAGGSGFLAIYIAGVILGNADFIHKRSLINFHDGLSWLMQVGMFLTLGLLVSPSELLPTAGLALACALVLVFVARPVSVYLGLANARMPLNEKSMVAWVGLRGAVPIVLATFPLLAEVPQAQTLFNIVFFIVLTSVLLQGTTLTLVARWLRVREEIPARATYPISYTPTGHNKNEMVEVEVMHGSRADGARIVDLHLPPEALVILIHRAGEFLIPKGATELLAGDSVLVLAGDEELQEVRGTLGTST comes from the coding sequence ATGGGTGAGGTTCACGCCGAAGCCTACCTGCTGGCTGCCGGGGTGCTGCTCATCATCAGCCTGGTGGTCAGCCGCCTGGGGGGCCGCCTGGGCATTCCGGGGCTGCTGCTGTTTCTGGGCGTGGGCATGCTGTTTGGCAACGACGGCCTGGGCATCCAGTTTCAGGATTACGGGCTGGCGCAGGCCGTAGGCACGGTGGCGCTGTGTTTCATCCTGTTTCAGGGGGGCCTGGACACCAACTGGGCCAAAACCAAGCCGGTGGTCAAGCGCGGCCTGAGTCTCGCCACGGTGGGCGTGCTGGTGACGGCCGGGGTCATGGCGGCCTTTACCCACTACGCCTTCGGCTTTTCCTGGCTGACCGCGTGGCTGCTGGGCGCCATCGTCAGCAGCACGGACGCCAGCGCCGTCTTTTCGGTCCTCAAGGAACGCAACCTGGGCCTCAAGGGCGACATCGACCCCCTGCTGGAATTCGAGTCGGGCGGCAATGACCCGATGGCCGTCTTCCTGACGGTGGGCATTCTGGAACTCATCGCCCACCCTGAGCGCGGCGTCCTGAGCATCGCGCCTCTGTTTCTAGAAGAGATGGTGCTGGGCGCTGTCTTCGGGTTGGTGCTGGGGCGCGGCGCCCTGTGGCTGCTCAACCGCGTGCAGCTGCAGTTTGAAGGCCTGTACTCGGTGCTGACCCTGGCGCTGGCGCTCACCATCTTTGCGGGCACAGCGGTGGCGGGCGGCAGCGGCTTTCTGGCCATCTACATTGCGGGCGTCATTCTGGGCAACGCCGACTTTATTCACAAGCGCTCGCTGATTAACTTTCACGACGGCCTCTCGTGGCTGATGCAGGTGGGCATGTTCCTGACCCTGGGCCTGCTCGTCAGCCCCAGCGAACTGCTGCCCACCGCCGGGCTGGCGCTGGCCTGCGCGCTGGTGCTGGTCTTCGTGGCGCGGCCAGTCAGCGTCTACCTGGGGCTGGCCAACGCCAGGATGCCGCTGAACGAGAAAAGCATGGTGGCCTGGGTGGGCCTGCGCGGCGCGGTGCCAATTGTGCTGGCCACTTTTCCGCTGCTGGCCGAGGTGCCGCAGGCGCAGACCCTCTTTAACATCGTGTTTTTTATCGTGCTGACCAGCGTGCTGCTTCAGGGCACGACCCTGACCCTGGTGGCGCGCTGGCTGCGGGTGCGCGAGGAGATTCCGGCGCGCGCCACCTACCCGATTTCCTACACCCCCACCGGCCATAACAAAAACGAGATGGTCGAGGTGGAGGTAATGCACGGCAGCCGCGCCGACGGCGCGCGCATCGTGGACCTGCACCTGCCGCCCGAGGCCCTGGTGATTCTGATTCACCGCGCGGGCGAATTCCTGATTCCCAAGGGGGCCACCGAACTGCTAGCCGGCGACAGCGTGCTGGTGCTGGCGGGTGATGAGGAATTGCAGGAGGTACGAGGGACGCTGGGCACGTCAACGTAA
- the glyA gene encoding serine hydroxymethyltransferase, which translates to MTSTAQPPAQPRDTAVFDLIAQEAERQRLGLELIASENFTSAAVREAQGSIVTNKYAEGYPGKRWYGGCEVVDRIEQLAIDRVKELFGAAWANVQPHSGSSANLAVYNALIEPGSTVLGMDLSHGGHLTHGNPVNFSGLRYKIVGYKVNPETELIDMEEVRRLAHEHQPKMIIAGASAYSRTIDFAAFRDIADEVGAILFADVAHIAGLIAAGLHPNALPHAHVVASTTHKTLRGPRGGIILSNDPELGAKIDRAVFPGYQGGPLEHVIAAKAVAFGEALTPEFKTYAAQIIKNAQALAAAFQDLGYRVVSGGTDNHLLVLDLRPQGLNGTKATKRLDANHITISKSTLPYDTEKILHGGGIRIGTPAVTTRGMTEEHMPRVADLIHRALAGEDVQAEVHAFAGGFPLP; encoded by the coding sequence ATGACCAGCACCGCCCAGCCCCCTGCCCAGCCGCGCGACACGGCCGTCTTCGACCTGATTGCCCAGGAAGCCGAGCGTCAGCGGCTGGGCCTGGAACTGATCGCCAGTGAGAACTTCACCTCGGCGGCGGTGCGCGAGGCTCAGGGCAGCATCGTGACCAACAAGTACGCCGAGGGCTATCCCGGCAAACGCTGGTACGGCGGCTGTGAGGTCGTGGACCGCATTGAGCAGCTGGCCATTGATCGCGTCAAGGAACTGTTCGGCGCCGCGTGGGCGAACGTGCAGCCGCACTCGGGCAGCAGCGCCAACCTGGCCGTGTACAACGCCCTGATTGAACCGGGCAGCACGGTGCTGGGCATGGACCTGTCGCACGGCGGGCACCTGACCCACGGCAACCCCGTGAACTTTTCGGGCCTGCGCTACAAGATTGTGGGCTACAAGGTCAACCCCGAGACCGAGCTGATTGATATGGAAGAAGTGCGCCGCCTGGCCCACGAGCACCAGCCCAAGATGATCATTGCCGGGGCCAGCGCTTACAGCCGCACCATCGACTTTGCCGCCTTCCGAGACATTGCCGACGAAGTGGGCGCCATTCTGTTTGCCGATGTGGCCCACATTGCGGGCCTGATTGCAGCGGGGCTGCATCCCAACGCGCTGCCCCACGCCCATGTGGTTGCCAGCACCACCCACAAGACCCTGCGCGGGCCACGCGGCGGCATTATCCTCAGCAACGACCCCGAGTTGGGCGCCAAGATTGACCGCGCCGTCTTCCCGGGCTACCAGGGCGGCCCGCTGGAGCACGTCATCGCCGCCAAGGCAGTGGCCTTTGGCGAAGCGCTGACGCCCGAATTCAAGACCTACGCCGCGCAGATCATCAAGAACGCGCAGGCACTCGCCGCTGCCTTTCAGGACCTCGGCTACCGCGTGGTCTCGGGCGGCACCGACAATCACCTGCTGGTGCTGGACCTGCGTCCTCAGGGGCTGAACGGCACCAAGGCCACCAAGCGGCTGGACGCCAACCACATCACGATTTCCAAGTCCACCCTGCCCTACGACACCGAAAAAATCCTGCACGGCGGCGGCATCCGCATCGGCACGCCCGCTGTGACCACGCGCGGCATGACCGAAGAGCATATGCCGCGCGTGGCGGACCTGATTCACCGCGCCCTGGCTGGCGAGGACGTGCAGGCCGAGGTTCACGCTTTCGCTGGCGGCTTTCCTCTGCCCTGA